aagcCCTATTCAAATTATATaggaacaagaagaaaatcGAAACAACTTGTTTCGAATGATTAGTGACattatatgcatgcataaatgGAGTCCATGTAATTTGATTTATTAGGGACGTGACATGCAAGCATAAATTGACTCAGACTACTTtgatttgtatttttgttgataaaTCGACTTTAGTAGCTTTGATTTATTATGAAAATTGGTAAATTGAATGACATTCATctgatttatataaaaatatgtatttgaaAAATCTATGTAACGTTTTTAAATTTggataaattatataatattgagTGAGTTTGGTTTAGTTCTGTGTTTTATcctaattattattgttgtttctaaatttttttcaataaaattaatgtcgaaataaatattattttttaactatcaGATTNNNNNNNNNNNNNNNNNNccaaaaaaaaaaaaaaaaaaaattccaacttccaagTTCCAAGTGTTATGAAACGTGTCAAAGCCATAATATTCTCATTCTTTACACTTTACACCTATGACACTTGCACCACCGCAATCACGTTCACGTATGAACCTGATAGAGTCCACCCTTTCATTCATATCAATCTACAAACGCCTCGAATCATCTACAATTATCACATAACAACACACACGAATTTCCCTATAAgttttacattaaaaattaataaataaaatagtcaAATTTCCAATTTATATTGCTCACATTATTGTAAGTATCATCACTAGTGCCTTACCAAAATAATTGTGACTTTGTGACTGCGTTACATAAATCAAATTGCACCATACATATATACACCATGTCTAGTGAGGAATTCAAGTTGGTTTCACCAGCAATAAAAGAGATCAACAAagaaggaattgggaaattacCAAGatattgcacacaagaagggtTAGGTTCTAAATTTGATATATCCCCACCTCTTGAGTGGCAAAACGTACCACCTAAGACCAAGAGTCTGGCCCTCCTGGTCCAGGATTTGGATGCCGTAGATCCAGTGGGCCGGAAGGTGCAACCAGCCCATTGGATCGTGGTCAATATTCCGACGGCTGTGAATCGGCTCCCGGAGGGATTCTCCGGAAAGAAAGAGGAGGTTGTTGGTATGGAAAATGATGAGTATGGTGTGATTGAAGAAGGGATTAATGATTGGAAAGTGAATGTGTGGCGTGGCCCTAAGATGCCTAATTATGGTGATAACTTTGAGTTTAGGCTCTATGCTTTGGATTTTGATCACCCTTTTGATAACCaggtaaattttatatttttatatgaatttaattttgataaaaaaaaatgtggtaggagaatttattattattttaggtaaaaactcaggtgaagtcgacttAACGTAAAGTTAATATTTGAGaatcgttagatgaaaatttagtcaaatcagtcaaaccATTTAACGGttctcagatatcaacttcatgtgaagtcgactgttctcagatatcaacttcacgtgaagtcgactgtacCTGAGTTTCCACCATTATTTTAGGGTAACAAAAAagtttctaaattctaatacaCACCATGGTGATGATCAGGTTTACTCTCTTGTTATTAGCTTATTCTTGGTTATTAGCTTTCTATTAGAAACAAAATTGAAGTAAGAATAATGTTGATTCAAAACTTTGGCAGGTGACGAAGGAAAAGCTGTTGGATGCCATAACTGGTCATGTGGTTGGAGAAGCTGTATTCACTGCTACTTTCTAAGAACTGAGCAGAACTGCAGAAGATTGAAATACAATCTTCTCAATTCTCATGTATAtaataaatagtaataattcTCAACTGAAGTATCATGTAACCTTTTTTCCCCCGGTATATTAGGAAGTTGATGTATGTCAGAACATCAACATTTTTCTTCCCATTTAGATGTTTGAGTAATCACTCATATTAGAATTAGCAAGTACAATCTCTCATCCTATATATTGTAATCCTATATGTTGTAAGTTGTAACTGTGTGGAAAatgtttaataacaaaaaaatttaaaaaaaaattaattttttaaattttaaatttttattttaaagagtaaagtgtaattttttatttttaaataatttttttatattttttttatctcgaaaaattatattttattttctaaaataaaatttaaatttagaggatctaaataaaaaaaaatttaaaattttatttggtatcaataaaataaattttaactttttttatttttttagtattatcgATAAATGATCTCTTAGtaaatgaaaattatataaaatcggGAATATAAAGTagtatagttttttttataggCTTAAATTAAGCATGATagtatttctttttcatttgtttACATACTCTAATTGGGAATTAACTcaatattagaaaataaaaagaaaaattaaccatctaaaaaatgtgattgtttctttgttagtttgaATGGTGCAAAAACCACCTTCACTAATTCACGTTAAGCGATATATATATGAACACAAAATTAATATGAATGTTGTTTAAAAAACTGTCAACATGCAAGAACACAAAATTGCATCCATTTTTTAGATGATGTTGAATGAAAATTCAAGCGTGGTAAAGTTAATTTCCTGAATTGACATTGTTTATTTCCTGGATTATATTTTGGATGATATATGAGTAAATCGGATCAAGTGTTTTGTGCATTTATTCGTTTATATagtattagatatttaaatctcGTTTGGTTTAGACAGGGTGGAGTTAGATGAAATATTAGAAGGAGGTcaaaaatatttacataataaaataaggttaaaataaaattttaaaggagattaaactgaaatttatatataatttacatgtaaaaaaataaaattaagagagTATTGTCCTCCTTTTGCCATTATATGGCTCCGCCCGTGGGGTTTACGTATCTAATAatctattattaaaaattcgTAGAAATGAGATGGGTGGCGtggacaaaaagaaaatataaatgagttattttcttttaaaattatttcatttGATTTTTGATAATTTCGACAGAATATTGAATCAAACTTGTATTAAGATCTCTATTCAAAGAGTAGatacaatttttttgaaaaagaatggaCTCAATCTAAAAATGACTTAGTATTTTGTCAAAAGTGTATAAAATGCTCAATGATATTAAACCATagtaaataatataaaagaattacaataaaaaatataacataaacgAAAACTTTAAATaggtaagaaaataaaattggaattgaaaaaaaaatacttgaaaaaaagaagtaaaaataaaattacgcAAAACAAATAAacgaaaagaaataaattaagaggaatagaaaaacaaatgaaaataaaataaaagtggaCTTCAGACACTCATAtgtatttgtacttcatttgcTTCCATTGTATTAGTGTGACTAAAAATTTACAGGATTTTGTGTGATGGTGAAATGTTCAAATTGAAATCGTCTAACTCTTCTAAACTTTTCTTATTTATAAACCATAAGGAGTGGACTGCAGAGTGCTCCTTTCTTGACACGATctaacctctttttttttttttcacgctTTCTCCACCCATGACTTTGTCTTGATTGCAAAGGACTTTGTTCTCCAAGGTTGATATTTCATGTCTTTACTTCTACCTTAGTTTTCAAGCACCATGTTTTATATAATGCTCCAGATAAAACGACGTGcgatttataaaattttgaccTAGGTTCTTTTTGACTCGACTCGTCTCATAATCAACATTCTGTTTTTTCATGGTCAAGTCCTAATTCCTTCAAAGTTTTTCACGTGCGATCAACCAATTTTGACTGTAATTCTTTTAACTCAATCTATATGAGACAGTCGATACCTAATTCTATCATAATCGAATTTTATAATAAGTCAAAATTTTACACTAACAAAGACAAATCACAAATCGACTTACAGTAACTATTTTACTTTTGTAGGATTATGGATTAGATAAAGGTTtgaaacttaaaagtttgtaaATCATTTGTATCAATGTTAGAGGTacacaataattttttgtttcgtttttttttgtttttactatTTAGTTGGAGTACAATTTTTCTTAGTTAAGAAATACAAATTTCCATTGTGCTTTTGTAACTAAGATAATTGATTAAAATAGCTTGATATATTGATAAGGTAAAGAATgttattattagtataaaatttcGATATTTGATAACCTTTGACCATGAGGATTAAAACGTCGAAATACCTTGACACATGATAAATAAAGAACGTGGGGTAAATACTTGGTGactaaggaaaaagaaaagacgTGGGATGTCTAACTTGGTAAACAAGGTCCTTCATAGTTAAGGTAAGGTCATGGGTTGTGAGAGtccaaagaaaaggaaaaagttaGATTCATGAAAAAAGAGAAGCATTTCGTAATTCACCATTGTGATCTATAAATAAGAAAAGtttaaaagaatagaaagaCTTCAATTTGAACACTTCATAATTACACAAAAGCTctacaaattaaatttgaacactttaatttaaattaaatttactgtagaaaattaatttttttaatataagtgCTTGTTCAAAGTAGTAAGCTATTAGGTGGTTAGATTTTGAGAACTTGAGATGGTACCTAAAAAAGTTACTTAGCTAAGATTGTAAGCTATGTTAGATTTTTGAAGTTATTAGTCTTATATTCAACAAGACTTGGTTCAGCATTTTGTATTTCCTGTGTAAACGTGAGACTATATGCTTTAGTaaatttgctttttttttggaGTTGGGTCataaattatttagtattttgtaTTGGGTCATATGAAGAATTTGTAGGGCGTTATTaacgattttttaaaaattagagcaTGCGATGTTTAgcgtttttagaattttatgcATTGAACACTGTTTTGTTATGATTGTGATAAGAAATTTTCTATCATTATCCAGTCCCATCGATGTATCACCAGCATGAGACGGCAACACGGTATGCCATTGGATGATAGGATCGTTCCGTACTTGCAGATGACTGATTTATCCATCTTGCAAGATTGAACGAGACTTGGTTTTGATTAGACGAAGCATTGTTGTGCGCATTCATGGAGAGATAGCAACTGGAGATGCATACTTTTCACATGCCATTTGGAGATGCACGATCACATTACAGGATGTAGCGTACCTGCTAGAGCTCTCGATCGACGGTCAATATGTCAGCGGATACCTCACGAACTTTGAGCAATATATCGAGGGCGGCCCGCCAGATAGGTATGGTTTGAGGAGCTGTTGGGTGTTTTGCCTCTTGTGAATTGCATCTACAAATTCACAGTGAAGTGCACTTGAATACAGGAGACATTTAGTGAGCTTCCGTAGGGGGCAGATGATGAGATGG
This sequence is a window from Arachis duranensis cultivar V14167 chromosome 2, aradu.V14167.gnm2.J7QH, whole genome shotgun sequence. Protein-coding genes within it:
- the LOC107475332 gene encoding uncharacterized protein LOC107475332 isoform X2, producing MSSEEFKLVSPAIKEINKEGIGKLPRYCTQEGLGSKFDISPPLEWQNVPPKTKSLALLVQDLDAVDPVGRKVQPAHWIVVNIPTAVNRLPEGFSGKKEEVVGMENDEYGVIEEGINDWKVNVWRGPKMPNYGDNFEFRLYALDFDHPFDNQVTKEKLLDAITGHVVGEAVFTATF
- the LOC107475332 gene encoding uncharacterized protein LOC107475332 isoform X1, which codes for MSSEEFKLVSPAIKEINKEGIGKLPRYCTQEGLGSKFDISPPLEWQNVPPKTKSLALLVQDLDAVDPVGRKVQPAHWIVVNIPTAVNRLPEGFSGKKEEVVGMENDEYGVIEEGINDWKVNVWRGPKMPNYGDNFEFRLYALDFDHPFDNQVNFIFLYEFNFDKKKCGRRIYYYFRVTKKFLNSNTHHGDDQVYSLVISLFLVISFLLETKLK